One genomic window of Scylla paramamosain isolate STU-SP2022 chromosome 20, ASM3559412v1, whole genome shotgun sequence includes the following:
- the LOC135110673 gene encoding probable E3 ubiquitin-protein ligase HERC4 has product MNSRLHPMSRRESPILFCEYPFLFDPQAKTLLLRCDATRQGECFPDHPVIRTFWEVFHKLSLEQKKWFLKFLTGTDRVPILGMKALTPS; this is encoded by the exons ATGAACAGCAGGCTTCACCCGATGTccaggagggag AGTCCAATCCTGTTCTGTGAGTATCCATTCTTGTTCGACCCTCAGGCCAAGACGCTGCTGCTCAGGTGTGACGCCACTCGGCAG GGCGAATGTTTCCCAGACCACCCGGTCATACGCACATTCTGGGAAGTATTTCACAAACTCTCCCTGGAGCAGAAGAAGTGGTTTTTGAAGTTCCTGACGGGCACTGACAGGGTTCCTATTCTGGGCATGAAG gcactcACACCAAGTTGA
- the LOC135110671 gene encoding uncharacterized protein LOC135110671 isoform X2: MFNQVYKVLAFKGSSTPTDTRTHHQIQEELIDELQNYSIVQVAAGDQHSLSLTSWGLIYARGDNGYGQLGVNSCDSPHRHTQACQESGQEGDSAAGLWRQPHPCLDC, from the exons ATGTTTAACCAGGTGTACAAGGTGCTGGCTTTCAAGGGCTCCTCCACAcctacagacacacgcacacaccaccagATACAGGAAG AATTAATTGATGAGCTACAGAACTACAGCATCGTTCAGGTGGCAGCCGGAGACCagcactctctttctctcacctcctggggcctg atCTACGCACGGGGTGACAATGGGTACGGTCAGCTTGGCGTCAACTCCTGCGACAGTCCACACCGCCACACGCAAGCTTGTCAAGAGTCTGGCCAGGAAGGTGACAGTGCAGCTGGCCTGTGGCGCCAACCACACCCTTGCCTTGACTGCTG A
- the LOC135110671 gene encoding uncharacterized protein LOC135110671 isoform X1: MATVSRESGGAEDFCSPPLPRPNALSLTIQEHMIKKLLSIEEEDMIDDDLFTYTETVFASVCAWNSSFTLAGLHKHTHGLDYRLAEDCVAQIGRIARETIQEVASSYWHSKRGQESSFASPQPGRLTLLCPSPVQGLH; this comes from the exons ATGGCCACCGTCAGCAGGGAGAGTGGGGGTGCTGAGGACTTTTGCAGCCCTCCCCTACCCCGACCAaatgccctctctctcacaattcAAGAACATATGATTAAGAAACTTCTGTCAATTGAGGAAGAAGACATGATTGATGACGATTTGTttac GTACACAGAGACAGTGTTTGCCTCAGTGTGCGCTTGGAACAGCTCCTTCACGCTTGCTGgcttgcacaaacacacacacgggctgGACTACCGTTTGGCTGAGGACTGTGTGGCTCAGATTGGCCGGATTGCAAGGGAGACCATTCAGGAAGTGGCGa GTTCGTACTGGCATTCAAAACGTGGCCAAGAGTCTTCCTTCGCATCCCCCCAGCCAGGACGCCTTACGCTGTTATGTCCTTCCCCTGTACAAGGACTTCACTGA
- the LOC135110671 gene encoding RCC1 and BTB domain-containing protein 1-like isoform X3, protein MCPCAPPHAPLAALGSVGTSVHARVPKLIDELQNYSIVQVAAGDQHSLSLTSWGLIYARGDNGYGQLGVNSCDSPHRHTQACQESGQEGDSAAGLWRQPHPCLDC, encoded by the exons ATGTGCCCCTGTGctcccccccacgcccccctcgCCGCCCTTGGCAGTGTGGGAACCTCGGTACACGCCAGAGTGCCAA AATTAATTGATGAGCTACAGAACTACAGCATCGTTCAGGTGGCAGCCGGAGACCagcactctctttctctcacctcctggggcctg atCTACGCACGGGGTGACAATGGGTACGGTCAGCTTGGCGTCAACTCCTGCGACAGTCCACACCGCCACACGCAAGCTTGTCAAGAGTCTGGCCAGGAAGGTGACAGTGCAGCTGGCCTGTGGCGCCAACCACACCCTTGCCTTGACTGCTG A